Proteins encoded together in one Monomorium pharaonis isolate MP-MQ-018 chromosome 8, ASM1337386v2, whole genome shotgun sequence window:
- the LOC105828789 gene encoding OTU domain-containing protein 7B has product MSVGLSMYDGLESESSPDNALESAGGTKKLARGISRATENAAIVSYARSQLAALGTPDTPEFTFSLPDLSVYPDLFRKFLEKDLIENGCLNSLEAAGRLNWWYKSGSTRVLWPLATSGDGNCLLHAASLGMWGFHDRLLTLREALHNTLTKGEYRHALFRRWKWRQTGLNAAAGLSYTEAEWLKEWQSIVDMASPTIRNQTATSYQSLEEIHVLTLAHVLKRPIIVIAETMLKDADGVALAPIPFGGVYLPLEVSPSHCHRTPLFLAYHSAHFSPLVTVDGCNDYGSACGEGVSIPLVDPDTGKLLPVLFAVDPGPDWDWVDGSRELLACTQDTMEILMRQYLDCEYQSFTSEDIDRLSDADGSLSKTAKQLLEVAKQFGSIGKSVSKKLWSMTNKRPKSPPSTSGGISTEGLLCVRIKSRRHQYVDQMLQNYLQCAHARFLQDHQVDDTGSELNYGAGRSKFYAASDRGSHASVSKLLPTNTNKDHTLYLSRSTFYNDQTSSNNTGPETWNNSDNLKGTVRECRSEHCQFFGSPEKEYYCSQCWANRHYRY; this is encoded by the exons ATGAGTGTGGGTTTATCCATGTATGATGGCTTGGAGAGCGAGAGTTCTCCCGATAATGCCCTGGAGAGCGCGGGTGGTACAAAAAAACTGGCCAGAGGTATCTCTCGTGCGACTGAAAATGCAGCAATTGTCTCCTACGCTCGTTCGCAATTGGCAGCCCTAGGAACACCTGACACCCCAGAATTCACGTTTTCATTGCCAGACTTGTCTGTATATCCAG atttgttCCGTAAATTCTTGGAGAAAGATCTTATAGAGAATGGATGCCTGAACTCTTTGGAAGCTGCAGGTCGTTTAAACTGGTGGTACAAAAGTGGAAGTACTAGAGTTCTTTGGCCACTAGCAACATCTGGAGATGGCAATTGCCTGCTTCACGCCGCATCGTTAGGAATGTGGGGCTTTCACGATAGATTACTTACCCTACGGGAGGCATTGCATAATACTTTAACCAAAGGAGAGTACAGACATGCACTTTTCAg ACGGTGGAAATGGAGACAAACAGGTTTAAACGCCGCGGCTGGATTATCATATACAGAAGCGGAATGGTTAAAAGAATGGCAAAGTATAGTAGATATGGCTTCTCCTACAATCAGAAATCAGACCGCTACCTCTTATCAAAGCCTTGAAGaa ATACACGTTTTAACCTTAGCTCATGTCTTAAAGAGGCCTATAATAGTTATAGCGGAAACAATGCTGAAAGATGCAGATGGAGTAGCTTTAGCGCCAATCCCATTTGGTGGAGTATATTTACCTTTGGAAGTGTCACCGTCGCATTGTCACAGAACACCCTTATTCTTGGCATATCATTCTGCTCATTTCTCCCCGCTTGTAACAGTAGACGGATGCAATGATTACGGCAGTGCTTGTGGCGAAGGAGTTAGTATACCATTAGTGGATCCAGACACAGGCAAATTATTGCCAGTCTTATTTGCCGTAGATCCTGGTCCTGATTGGGATTGGGTCGACGGTTCACGAGAGTTGTTAGCTTGTACACAGGATAcc ATGGAGATTTTAATGCGACAATATTTAGACTGCGAATATCAAAGTTTCACATCCGAGGATATAGATAGGCTTTCTGATGCAGATGGTTCTTTGTCAAAGACTGCGAAGCAATTGTTAGAGGTCGCGAAACAATTCGGTTCTATTGGTAAATCTGTCAGTAAAAAACTATGGTCTATGACGAATAAAAGGCCAAAGAGTCCTCCTTCCACGAGTGGTGGAATTTCCACAGAAGGTTTGTTGTGTGTCAGAATAAAAAGTAGACGTCATCAGTATGTGGATCAAATGCTTCAAAATTATCTTCAATGTGCCCATGCAAG ATTTCTACAGGATCATCAGGTGGACGACACAGGTAGTGAATTGAATTATGGTGCCGGAAGGTCCAAATTTTATGCTGCCAGTGATCGTGGTAGTCATGCGAGCGTTAGCAAACTATTACCTACTAACACAAACAAAGATCATACGCTTTATCTTTCGag atctacattttataatgatcAAACTTCATCTAATAATACGGGGCCAGAGACTTGGAACAATAGTGACAATTTAAAG GGCACTGTGAGGGAGTGCCGCAGTGAACACTGCCAATTCTTTGGATCGccagaaaaagaatattactGCTCGCAATGCTGGGCTAATCGACATTATCGTTATTAA
- the LOC105828785 gene encoding ubiquitin-conjugating enzyme E2 R2 translates to MAQPTSSALRALALEYKSLQEEPVEGFRVKLVNEDNMFEWEVAIFGPPDTLYQGGYFKAHMKFPPDYPYSPPSIRFMTKVWHPNVYENGDLCISILHPPVDDPQSGELPCERWNPTQNVRTILLSVISLLNEPNTYSPANVDASVMYRRWRDSKGRDKEYENIIRKQAQAAKMEAEKEGIVVPVTLEDYCIKTRARPAEQQLDMTDFYDDEYELDDDEDEQLSATDYEDGDDSGNGES, encoded by the exons ATGGCACAGCCGACGAGCAGCGCGCTACGGGCGCTCGCCCTGGAGTACAAGAGCCTGCAGGAGGAGCCCGTCGAGGGATTCCGCGTCAAGCTCGTCAACGAGGACAACATGTTCGAGTGGGAAGTCGCGATCTTCGGTCCGCCCGACACTCTCTACCAGGGCGGATATTTCAAG GCACACATGAAGTTCCCGCCGGATTACCCGTACAGTCCACCGAGCATTCGTTTCATGACAAAAGTTTGGCACCCGAATGTATATGAG AACGGTGATCTGTGCATATCAATTCTGCATCCACCGGTTGATGATCCACAGAGTGGAGAGTTACCTTGTGAGAGGTGGAATCCAACTCAAAATGTCAG GACCATCCTGCTATCAGTGATCTCATTGTTGAACGAGCCCAATACGTATAGTCCAGCCAACGTTGACGCGTCCGTGATGTACAGACGTTGGCGTGATTCCAAAGGAAGAGACaaagaatatgaaaatatCATAAG GAAACAAGCTCAAGCTGCCAAGATGGAAGCAGAAAAGGAAGGTATTGTCGTGCCTGTAACTCTGGAGGATTATTGCATAAAGACTCGTGCGAGGCCGGCCGAACAGCAGCTAGATATGACGGACTTCTACGATGACGAGTACGAGTTGGATGACGATGAGGATGAGCAGTTGAGCGCGACCGATTACGAGGACGGCGACGATAGTGGCAATGGAGAATCGTGA
- the LOC105828786 gene encoding microsomal glutathione S-transferase 1: MTEINPEVLKVFGFWGSILALKLMAMVLLTARQRMQKRVFSNQEDLMFGTKAKIAFDDPDVERVRRAHLNDLENILPWFTITYLWLGTGPSLWLAKILIRIFVLSRIVHTISYIILLQQPTRAISFFVGYSIMGYQAFMTLLYYS, translated from the exons ATGACTGAAATAAATCCAGAAGTGCTTAAAGTATTTGGCTTTTGGGGCAGTATTCTGGCCCTGAAATTAATGGCGATGGTGCTATTAACTGCGCGACAGCGAATGCAAAAAAGA GTATTCTCGAATCAAGAAGATTTAATGTTTGGAACCAAAGCCAAGATAGCTTTCGATGATCCAGATGTGGAACGTGTACGCAGGGCACACCTGAATGATTTAGAGAATATTCTGCCTTGGTTCACAATCACGTATCTCTGGCTGGGAACAGGACCTTCGCTATGGCTGGCTAAAATTTTGATACGAATCTTTGTACTTTCCCGTATAGTTCACACTATATCATACATAATCCTTTTGCAACAGCCTACACGTGCAATAAGTTTCTTTGTGGGATATTCAATCATGGGTTACCAAGCATTTATgacattattgtattattcctaa
- the LOC105828787 gene encoding microsomal glutathione S-transferase 1: MAEINSELLTVFGFWGSVLVLKLLAMVPLTARHRMRKGVFANPEDLALSTKGKVIYDDPDVERVRRAHLNDLENVLPWFIITYLWLGTGPSLWLAKILIRTFVLTRIAHTISYTILSQQPMRAISFMVGFSIVGYQALTTLLYYS, from the exons ATGGCTGAAATAAATTCAGAATTGCTCACCGTATTCGGCTTTTGGGGCAGTGTACTGGTCCTGAAACTGCTGGCGATGGTGCCGTTAACTGCTCGACATCGAATGCGAAAGGGG GTATTCGCAAATCCAGAGGATCTTGCACTCTCAACCAAAGGCAAAGTAATTTACGATGATCCGGATGTGGAACGTGTACGTAGAGCACACTTGAATGATTTAGAGAATGTTCTGCCTTGGTTTATAATTACGTATCTCTGGCTGGGAACAGGACCTTCGCTGTGGCTGGCTAAGATTCTGATACGAACTTTTGTACTTACACGAATAGCTCACACTATATCGTACACAATCCTTTCGCAACAGCCTATGCGTGCGATAAGTTTCATGGTGGGATTTTCAATCGTTGGTTACCAAGCATTAACgactttattgtattattcctaa